In Wolinella succinogenes DSM 1740, a single genomic region encodes these proteins:
- a CDS encoding adenosylmethionine--8-amino-7-oxononanoate transaminase, translating into MDNKTLAQEDLRYLWHPCTQMKDHEQFPLIPIARGKGVYLYDFEGNAYIDGVSSWWVNLFGHSHDYINSQIVEQMGRLEHVILAGFTHEPIIKLSKRLVEMTPHGLEKCFYADNGSSAIEVALKMSFHRHKIEGKKRALFLSLSNSYHGETIGALSVGDVALYKETYGEILLATLQTPVPRDLTQEATQEALEALEVILENRGEEISAFVLEPLVQCAGGMHMYSADYVKGASQLCRARGIHLIFDEIAVGFGRTGTLLALEQCGVVPDFLCLSKGITGGYLPLSVVMMSQETYDCFYAPYHENRAFLHSHSYTGNALACAAANATLDLLEDGSVLKNNRLLGERIDTHLKRLALHPRIGNARRTGMIAALDLLGFDPKERVGLRVYSEALKRGILLRPLGNVIYFMPPYVITLTEIDQVFEALEEVLGRIL; encoded by the coding sequence ATGGACAATAAAACCCTAGCACAGGAGGATTTGCGCTACCTTTGGCACCCTTGCACCCAGATGAAAGATCATGAGCAGTTTCCGCTCATTCCTATTGCTCGAGGCAAGGGGGTCTATCTCTATGACTTTGAAGGAAATGCTTATATCGATGGCGTGAGCAGTTGGTGGGTCAATCTTTTTGGCCACAGTCATGACTACATCAATAGCCAAATTGTGGAGCAGATGGGGCGATTAGAACATGTGATTTTGGCTGGATTCACTCACGAGCCTATCATTAAGCTCTCCAAGCGTCTTGTGGAGATGACACCCCATGGACTTGAGAAGTGCTTTTATGCGGATAATGGCTCTAGTGCGATTGAGGTGGCGCTCAAGATGAGTTTTCATCGCCATAAGATCGAAGGCAAAAAGCGTGCACTTTTCCTATCACTCTCTAACAGCTATCATGGGGAGACGATTGGGGCGCTCTCCGTGGGTGATGTGGCGCTTTATAAAGAGACCTATGGGGAGATACTCCTCGCCACCCTCCAAACCCCTGTACCTAGGGATTTGACCCAAGAAGCGACCCAAGAAGCGCTAGAAGCGCTAGAAGTGATTTTAGAGAACAGAGGCGAAGAGATCTCCGCTTTTGTCCTAGAGCCTTTGGTTCAGTGCGCTGGAGGAATGCATATGTACAGCGCCGATTATGTGAAGGGGGCGAGCCAGCTTTGTAGGGCGAGGGGAATCCATCTCATCTTTGATGAGATTGCCGTGGGATTTGGACGTACAGGAACACTCTTGGCGCTAGAGCAGTGTGGAGTGGTACCCGATTTTCTCTGCCTCTCCAAAGGAATCACAGGAGGGTATCTCCCCCTTTCGGTGGTGATGATGAGCCAAGAGACTTACGATTGTTTTTATGCACCCTATCATGAAAATCGAGCTTTTCTTCACTCGCACAGCTACACAGGGAATGCGCTAGCCTGCGCGGCCGCCAATGCAACTTTGGATCTCTTGGAAGATGGGAGTGTTTTAAAGAACAATCGTCTTCTTGGGGAGAGAATCGACACCCATCTAAAGCGACTCGCTCTCCATCCAAGGATCGGCAACGCTCGCCGCACAGGGATGATCGCGGCGTTGGACCTTTTGGGTTTTGATCCCAAAGAGCGCGTGGGTCTTAGGGTCTATAGTGAAGCGCTGAAGAGGGGAATATTGTTGCGCCCCCTAGGGAATGTGATCTACTTCATGCCTCCTTATGTCATCACCCTTACAGAGATTGATCAGGTTTTTGAGGCGCTAGAGGAGGTGCTAGGGAGAATCCTTTAG